atgAAACCTGATAACGTTCATTATTTCCAGCTTGGATAATCTCTCTCAAGCCCACCTTACAATCCATACATTTTGAGCAGCGGGCATCTGTCATCTGTTTCATGGGAAGGAAAGCTGAAGTCAGCAGATATCATCACACAACTTAACAGTTAATGGGATAATGATTGTAGCAGGGAAAATTTACTTGCAAGTGCTGGGTCTCGTCAGGCTCCTTGGTTTTTTCCTCAGCAACCAAACCCTCCTGAACTTCATACATTTAGTATGTGACCATAAGAAACTATCCATCAACAAGCAGTTTAATCTTTTCAAAATCAGCTTTCAGAAATTGATGATAAGTTACCAGTACTTCGATTCATAGTTGCTGTTTCCATAAAAGACAGTGCAAATAGCTTTTTTAAACATCAAACATTATTTTAGGGAACCGTTTGAAAAGCATGAGCCATGTTTAGAAGTAAATTCTCAGAAATTTTATGTAATATATACATTTACTACCCCTATGCCTTTAGTAAGCAGACTCGATTCCTACaaagcaattccaaacaaaacaaGCACTAAAATGAGGACTAAAGTTCCTATGTGAGTGGTCTCAAAAGGCTGAATGTTCATCTGCAATTGATTATAATACATGTTGGAAAGTCACTTTAATTGCAATCACCCCTGGCCAACCTTAATCGTGGCTTATTAGAGTTGGTTGCCAATGTCTCAAAAAGGGCTATAAAGGGGCTGACCAGAAAGACTGAATGAAGTGTTGTAGTGTGCCGCTGTTGAAAAATCAAATCTTAGGGGGTTGATATCCCACATCAACTAGAGACAAAAACTAGTGTTTATAAAGCTAGGGCAATTCTCACCGTACAAACTGATTTTGTGGGGGTTAagttaggctataagcccaaaTTTTGATATGGAATTAGAGTCTGTCCTAGATCTATTGTTGGTCCACCTACATTGTCACACTCCAGACCCATAGCCTTGAATGTGATGGGGtatgttgaaacttgaaaactCTCCTTAATTGCAATCACCCCTAGCCTGCCTTAATAGCAACCTACAAAGGAGCTAATAAGAAAGGCCGAGTGAAGTGTCGTAATGTGCAGCTGACAGGATAGGATATTGGCTTTTAGGGATTGAGAACTTGAGATCCCAAATAACTAAAGAGAAGGCCAAAGTAGTGCTTATAAACTTATAAAGCTTAGGCAACCCCATTGTACAAGTCGATTTTGTGGGGTTAAGTTATGTTTTGTCGTTTTGAGCCCAAATTCTAAGAATACACCACACCAATAATTAAATGAACTATTAGTGGATGAGTTATAAAGCTTAAGGCTTGGCTCATTTAAATAAACGAGCCTAATCTCAAACTTGAGTTTATGTattcaaataaacaaatgagCTTGATCGAGCATTTAAAGAGTTGAGCTCGAGTAGTTCACGAATAACTCGGATCATTTACACCCCAAGTTGAGCCAATGGCATTTGACTGATGGGAAAAAAGATAAGATGTTTCCTagctaaaataagaaaatagtaGTAGAAAATCTAGGAAACAAGTTCATCATTTCATCACAAGCGAACAACTCAATagttcaattgatttttttgtaaaagattAAAGCCTATCAGATATCATACCTTTAATTCATTGGGtgtcatatttaatatttttgaaggCTCCAACTCTCCACTCAATAGACGGCGTGCTAACACTGCATTTTTCTGCAAAGAACAATATAATCAATACATTATAATTGCAAGAGAGAAACATATGCACAAATGTTGGTAAGTTGCCTTAATTGCAGTTACTCCTAGCCTGCCTTAATTGCAGCTTCTCATAGTTGGTTGCCAATGTCTCAGAAAAGGCTACCACAAAGGGCTAACCAAAAAGGCTGAATCAAGTATCCTAGTGTGCAATCATCGGGACATTGGACTGTGGGGGTTGAGATGAATTAGACCTGTATTAGCCCCTAAGTCCAAATTCTAAGAATAAATATTCACATGGATTTCTCAATACAAAAATATCTCAAAAATCATTTGTTATGATGATGGTGAATATACATATAAGTGACAACTGTTACAGCTAACTAGTTTTCCCTTTCTTTTCCATCATAAAAAGAGATAATTGCACAGAGATATACATAAATGTgtttctaaatatataaataaataaattacttagTGTGCAACACCATGATCATCCAACCTTCCAATTTATCAGTTGTGTTCGACTTGTAACCTCTTATCTTAGTCTTagacattaattttaataatagataaatatgaACAAAGATCAATACAAGCTTAAAAGTCCAACATAAGAATTTAGCAgcaatatttagtttttttaaataactcaaTGCAGTAGTTAAAAATATCTCAAGCATATAACTTATATATGCAGAAGCCACCTTCTGACCTGGAAATTAAAAGCTAATTGCCGCAACTTTTGGTTGTACTTCATAGAATCTGATGAGAGAGCATCATGAGAAGCTTTTTCGAGAGCAACCATGGCTGAAACAGCAACATCTGGCCAGTTAAAAGACTTGGAACTCTGTAGATTTTGGGGGCAGGGGAGGGGGGGACAGAATGAGGGAGTGTGAGACAAATTCATATACcccttaagaaaaagggaaatatagagaacaaaaaagagaaaatgattagTTGCTAATGGCCTAATAATACAGATTAGTCACACCTTCTGAACCTTATCTTGACAGTCAGTTGCTGATTCTGAACTTCTATGCTTGCTTTCATTGTTGATTTCATCAGAATTGGCATTCCCTAATCCTTTGTCCCTTTCTTTGCTATCATTAGAATCACACATGTACTGAATGCGTTGAAGCAACCTCTCCAACCATTTGTCTCGATGGCTATCTCCAGTTAGTGCATTGAAATCTACCAATATCCGATAATACTCTGAACCATTAGTTATGCAACCCGTTGGTGTTTCAGATTTTGGATGTTGTTCACTCTTAAGAGTTTCTTCCTCCTCTTTTGAAACATCAAGAGGTGAAACACTCTTTCTCCTgaagctttttttatttttcaattgatcCCCATCGTCATCAGGGGCTTCCTCGGGCTCAAGGTCAAGTAGTTCACCAATACGTTGCTGAGTCTTCTCAACAAGCACATCAATCTCTTGCTGCTTAAATTCCTCATAATCCTTATCAGTCAGCCTCCAGAGTTTTCTTTCCACAGTGTCATACACCTTCTGTACAATAAACCCGGGGTGATCCTTACGCTTTGGAAGCTGTTTGTGTCTGGGAACAAAATGCACCACACACTTGTGCATAACAGCCTCTGCAGGAACATCGTCACGGTGGAAACTATAAAACAGCTCTCTGGTATCACACGATTGCCAGTTTCCACCACCTTTTTTCTCAGCTTCTTCTGGTCGGTAAAACCACTGCCCCGTCACTTTCACGTTGCCATTGATAGACTGTGTAATGTCCTGAAAGCAGAAAACCCTTCATAACATGAATGCAGCACAaacaactatttatttatttatctatcggGCATGAACCaatcgaattgattaaataTCTAAAATCACAATGAATAGCAATTGAGAAGGGAAATAGATAAGAGGTACCTTAATAATTGCAACATAAGGCTTTTGGCCTTTCTCCTCGGGTACAAGAAGAACGGGATCCTCCTGCACAAATTGAAACGAGTTTTGGTGTTCAAATCCCTAAATTCGAAATaattgaagagagaaaaaaaaaactagggaaCTTACGAGAGTATATTGGATGCCATCGAACTCGAAGGAATCATGGTGCCTCTTCCTGCCTCTTCCTTTTCCCGAAACCCTAACGGGTTGGCCAAGAGGTTTAGCGTCCTCCGCAAGCTGAGGCGGCTCCGGCACctcctcttctttttcttcttcattctcgtCATCATCGTTATCTTCCTCGATAAGCCTCATCCTCTTCCGCGTGCGTTGTGGACGCGGCGGTGCT
The nucleotide sequence above comes from Glycine soja cultivar W05 chromosome 11, ASM419377v2, whole genome shotgun sequence. Encoded proteins:
- the LOC114376828 gene encoding uncharacterized protein LOC114376828, with the translated sequence MVNRRRLTRVATSDDEDEAPPRPQRTRKRMRLIEEDNDDDENEEEKEEEVPEPPQLAEDAKPLGQPVRVSGKGRGRKRHHDSFEFDGIQYTLEDPVLLVPEEKGQKPYVAIIKDITQSINGNVKVTGQWFYRPEEAEKKGGGNWQSCDTRELFYSFHRDDVPAEAVMHKCVVHFVPRHKQLPKRKDHPGFIVQKVYDTVERKLWRLTDKDYEEFKQQEIDVLVEKTQQRIGELLDLEPEEAPDDDGDQLKNKKSFRRKSVSPLDVSKEEEETLKSEQHPKSETPTGCITNGSEYYRILVDFNALTGDSHRDKWLERLLQRIQYMCDSNDSKERDKGLGNANSDEINNESKHRSSESATDCQDKVQKSSKSFNWPDVAVSAMVALEKASHDALSSDSMKYNQKLRQLAFNFQKNAVLARRLLSGELEPSKILNMTPNELKEGLVAEEKTKEPDETQHLQMTDARCSKCMDCKVGLREIIQAGNNERYQLECVSCGHSWYASRDEVSMPTIDASDPKGNIGTAP